The stretch of DNA TTCATGCCCTTGATAGTGATCAAAGGCGTTCTCGTCTTTAAGGTGTCCGACTCTTCCCATTGCTCCGCTTGGGAAACGGATTGTTGCTGGTCGCCCTGTAATTACTGCCCTAGCCGGGGCGTAAAAGCTTTTAGCTCTATCGAGCCAGTCGCTTAAGTCCTCGGCATTCCTCCTAATCACTAGAAAACGATAACGTGGGTTATCGATATGCCTCATCAACCAAGCAAAACCCGCATCAGTCTTGCCGCCTCCTCTGGCTCCACCGTACAAGACTTCAAACTCTGGCCTCGTTAAAGCTTGAGTTTGCGGCCCGGAATGGGGCTGCCAATGAATTTGCATGTTTTCAAAGATCCTCTTCTAAAACCTGTGGTAACACAACAACGCCTAGAGGTTTTTCTTGATCAAAAGAATGCTCTGAGCGCTTAATTTTAAAACCTGCCATGTCTAGGATTCTATCTGCTGCTTCGGACTGAAGTTTTCGAGATGCGATTTCTTCTTTGCAAGTCCCTTCGAAACTCATGGTCGAAACTGTATGTTGAGCGGCCTCTATTGCTGCCTGATCAATGATATCCATAACAGCCCTTCGACGGGCTTCAACCTCGGCGATTGCTTCTTGGAGTAGTTCTTCTTTTGTTTTAGTTTGAATCATGCCTTGAGAATATACACCAACCCCGAAAAAGCTCAAATATGGCATGTGTACGGCATGTCATTTTTTTTTATTTTTTTGATCTGAAGAATTTATAATAGGTGTCGGCGGTCCACACATGAATCCTAACGGAGTCATTTTTCTTTGGGCCACTTTTATCCCAAGGGATTTTCAATTTTTCATCCCAGCGCTGAAGAGTTCTTTTGTGAATGCCAAAATAATCAGCCAAACCTTTCCAACCATAAACATAAACATTTAACCCCTGATCAGCTGTTTTTTTTAAGTCCAAGCTTACTCCCTTTTATATTAATTAAATAACCACCCTGGCCGGATTCCCACCCGGCTCCGGAAAGGCCTTGGGATCTTCTCCAGCCTTTCCAATTTTAGGAGCTTGCTTCGCTGGCTGCCAGTCATGCGAAGGTTCAACTAAAACGTCCCGTAACCCAGTGCTGGCACACTGCAGGGTGGTTAAAATTACTCATTTAGATCCCTTTGGAGCTGGACCTTTTAAAATATCAGAAACTCCTAAAAACCTATATCTCTTCATTTCAAACTCTCTTCAATAGGTTGTAGATATTCTTGATATGTCGGAGGATTTAAAACAAAACCTTCTGGGGTTGTTAACCATCTTCCGGTTTCATCTGTTTCTAAAATTTGACCCGTTTTAAGTTCTAATAAATCTTTGATTACTAAGTATTTCATTCTTCAATCTCTTCATAAGTCTCTTGAAAAATATCAGGCTTGCATGGATAGAATTCGCCTTTGACTCCCTTGATGATCCAATCAAGATGGTCGGCTTCATGATAACCTTGCCCGCTCTCTAAAGTTTTGATGCGAAGCTTATAATCTAGACGTCTTTCTATCGGTCCAATATTTTCCGAGCCACAAAACTGGAGAATCTCTTCTAGATTCTTCCCTGTCCATTGTACGGCTTCAATGCACACTGGCCTCTTACGAAATTTTCTATTCAAGTTTTTTTCGGATGTCATATATTCTTCTATTAATTCTACAAATGACTTAAATTCTAACAGGTCGGAATTATTAAATTTTGGTTTATAAAATTCCCAGGTGTCTTGCTTTACCTCCCCATACCAATGATCATGATTGCACTCATTCTTCCCAAGAAATAAAGGATTAATAACCCCAGACCCACTTATATCAACTTCGCATCTAGTTGGTATAAAATATCTATCATCATCCCAATCTTTACGTCTTATCTTATCACCAAAATTAAACCACATAGGTTTAAAATATTCTGGGTAATAGTTAGCGATATAAATGGGCATGGGTTGATTTAATTCTCCGTTGCCAAGTATTAAATCTTCCTTTCCTACATTCGTAGGAATAGGCTCAACAACATCCCCGACTTTAAACCCAGGGCAATCTTTGATCACTAGGTATTTCATTCTTTAATATCCTTTAAATCTTCTTCGTAGAATTCCCATCCAAGATCTTTATTATTACAACCAAATTCAACCCTGCGTGTTCCATTTTCATCTTTACCAGTAAAGCTTCCTGTTCTCTCATACCTCATTGGGATAAAGTACCTTCCCGGAAGCCATTTTTGCATTCGTATCTTGTCCCCAAATTCAAACCACATGGGGACAAAATACTTAGGTAACTTCTCCGGTTTGTATTTAGCAATTTCATCCCCTACACTACAACCGGAATGGCTAGTTTCAACAACTTCTCCAATGTAAAGATTAGGACAGTCGTTAAGTACTAGGTATTTCATTTAAAGTCCTTCCTTCATTAAATCTTCGACAGATCTGGCGACAAAAGCCTTCGCCCCAAGAGCCTTCGCATTCTCAAGAAAGCTCTTCTGCTCTTCAGAAACCTTTCCACCTATTCGTTTAATCTCAATCAAAAGAGCTTTCCCCCCAGGCAACACGCCAATGATATCCGGAATTCCCTTATGACTCATCGGCCCGCTCCAGTGCTTCACGTGAAAGATTTTTTTCACGTCGAGGTAGTCGCGGATCTGCTTGGTTATTGCGGCTTCGGAGAGTTTTGGTTTAGTTGGTTTCACGTTCTTCCTTTTCTGCTTCAAGGGGCATGACGTTCGTTTTCCCGAGCTCAGCAAGCTTTGCGTTGAGCCTTTTTACGGCGTCTTGGTAGTGAATATTAAATTCCGCGTTTGGATATTTTTTCATCAGAACCTTTAAAGCGGAAACTTCGAACTCGAACTTTTCAACGGTGCCTGGAGGCATGTTCATGAGAGTATTCACGAACTGCGCGGAGTCTCTTGCAATGCCTGGCTTATGAGCTTCTGGTCTTAAAAAATCTCTAGCGGTATTATTGTCAATCCTTTTTTGAGTCTCAGATCGTCGTTTTCTAACTTCATCGGCGTAATCTAAAACTACTTGAGGGGTTGGGAAAGTTCTCTCACATGTGGTTATTTCATCTAAAGCCGTCTGGAAATCTTGAAGATCGAGCCATTTGAGTTTCTCATGCCAAATGGCTACCTGAGCCGGTTCCAGTGGTTTCTTTCTAAAAAACTTACTTAAGTTTTGCATTCCACTTTCAAATTCAAGTTCAGCTATTGGCGGCATTTCTGACTCCTTCTTACGCCTCACCCAAAGTTTCACATGCGAGTATTTCTTGTTTTTCACGGTTTACTAGAGACTCGTAAATTTGAAAGAAATGAGCTCTAGTAGCTTCCTGGTTTTCAGTTTGGCAAATGTTTGCCCACCCAAGAATTTCAACGGCCTTTTGCACTGCACGCTGTTTTATTTTTGGGATTCCATAGTTACCTCCAACATTGCATATTTCTTTCATCACCAAACCCCAAGCTTCGGCTTTGCTAGGATTTTTAAATTCATCCCAAAGCCCATATTGGCGAATGCAAGCAGGGATATTTGTGTTGGGATAAATGTCAGTGTGCATCGTCAGGAATTTCCTAAGACCAATTCTAAATTGTTCATCAGTCAAATCCCTCAAAGCATGGTGCCAAGCTGCAAGACGAAACTCATCGAGGTCCTGGTTCTCGAAGTGCATGCTTAGGATTGCCATCCCCTTCGAAAAAACCTCTCCGGAGAGACGAGTCCCCGGTTCCAAACTTAAGAATTTTTCTGATTTTATTGCTTTTCCAAGGATCCGATTCAAAGGTTCCATGTGTTTTTTCCTCCAAATCCGCGAATTTATCAACTTGCTTTCCATCGCGGCAAATTAGTTCGATATCGTCGTAAACAGTGTGATTTTCATTTTTCCCCATGTGATGCGGCGATCCACGAATTCCGCGAATAGCTGCCAGAATGCGTTCTAGGCTGTAACCCTCTTCAAGCCTTGCTCGAATAGCCTTTTCACGTTTCTTGTCCAGAATTGCCTTGGGATGGCCGCAAATTTCCTGCCAATAAGCAAAAATTCCGCCAATTTCTTTCGAAAAATCCCGTCGAGGTTGCGATTTTTTCGCAACTCGACAAGGTGTGTTTTCTAGGAAAGGTATGTTTTTATTCTCGGAGTTTATTAACTCCTGGGAGTTTAACTCTGAAGAAGAAATAGAAGAAGAAGATGAAAACAAAGAAGAAGAGTTCGCCTTTGGTTCAACCGGTGGGCCGCTTGTTGGTTCACCTTTGGTTGAACCACCCTTCGTCTCAGAACTATTTGTTTTTTCTAGAGATTCTTCCTGTTTTTTATTTTCCAGATCTCTCTTTCTTCTAACCTCACCGCTTCTCTTTCCACCTTCTGAAGATTTTTCTTTCCATTTTTTTTGTTTTTTTCTTTCAGAATCTAAACGCAAATGTTTCATTCTTGAATGGTCTTTTTTATCCAAAACGAAGCACTCTTGAACCACCCTTGCGTCTTCTTCCGTGCATCCCTTTCCTATTAAAGTTGCCAATATTTGAGGATCAGACGGTATGCTACCCTCACGCCAACAATACGATAACGCACGAATATACACCCCTTCTTGCTGCAGATTCATAAGCTGCACTTTTTCATCCGCTAAATAATCAGCTGGATAAAATTGAAAAGCTGGACTGTTATTTTTCATTACGACTTTAACCTCACCACACCCAAAACCTTAAAACCCAATATCATCCTCACCCTGACCACTCACAAAAGCGTCAGAGATATGCCCAAAAGACTCCTCACGACTCACCGCTCGGATCTCTGTATTTTGATAACTTTTGCCATTGTATTCTTTAGGGATCAGACTAAACAAAACCTCAGTTTTAGACTCACAAAGCTTTTTCATTTCGCTCTCTAAGTCCCTAAGTCTTAATCCATCAGTAGGAAGCCCAAACTTCCCGACGACGCCCTTTAGGTAACCGTAAGCTTTTTGAGAGGCATTTTCTAAATTCAGAAAATGAACATGAGTTTTTCCTGCATGCTCTTCAGGAGCCTCAAGCTGGTATTTCAAAACCAACTTTTTATCGCGATTCATGCCGATAAGCTTCGCTTCAGCCTCGACTAAAATCCCTCTGTAATCACCATCGGGAAGATAACTCGATGACGCCTCTTTAAACGCCTGTTCTTCTTGATCTGAAAATATTACTGCCATTTTCTCTCCTATTCATTAACTGCCAATTTAACCGCCGCCTGATTTGCCTGGACGGTTTCTCTTTGTTCTTTAATCTCACTCACACCCGCCTTAAGCTTTGCCAGATCCATATTCTCAATGGCTGTCTTAGACGAGGTTCCAAAAACCGTGATTAAAAGCTCTGTGCGCCTCCTCTGAGCGTCCGCAGACGTCCCCGCATACCCAAGCAAGGTCAACTCTTGCTGAAGCTCCTCGAGCAAAATAGCGGCTTGCTTCTTTCTCTCGTGGTAGGAATAATCTGGATTCTCGAAAAGATCCTGGGAGTTACGGGTCACATCGACGCCGATGTGCTCTCCACCAAGATTCAGATGCTCGATGTAAGGCTTAAAACTCTCATAGGTAGGATAGTCGAACTCCTCGCCGTTGATGGTGTTGCTGCGATCTTTTAAAACGATGCAACGGTTGATCCATCCCTTATCGTCCAGTTTCCCCGACACTTCAGATTTGTTTAGGCGGACCATCTCGAGCAAAAGACTTGGCTCGTAACCTAGTTCCG from Candidatus Atribacteria bacterium ADurb.Bin276 encodes:
- a CDS encoding VRR-NUC domain protein, with translation MSHKGIPDIIGVLPGGKALLIEIKRIGGKVSEEQKSFLENAKALGAKAFVARSVEDLMKEGL